In Phlebotomus papatasi isolate M1 chromosome 1, Ppap_2.1, whole genome shotgun sequence, the following proteins share a genomic window:
- the LOC129799221 gene encoding thiamin pyrophosphokinase 1 yields MLFRLTTNSTRKLFKSLRPQRMHQLPNNSSSEASRTTWTPENYLTASKLKEQLYAVIILNRPIHLDQDFVIEMWNSAQFRHTVDGGTDRWLTFLEGNPEANILHPDMITGDFDSVKPDTLSHFESLNCEVIRTQDQNETDFTKALRQLAPRLSLRGVETVIVLADTSGRLDQIMANINTLFKAQNFAPDLKIFIMSSNSLSWLLPPGHHTIDIPPNVLEQKVWCSLIPIGHKCVLSTRGLKWDMTNKTTQFGGLVSTSNTYSGSPAVDITTGDHVLWCMGTRKEKD; encoded by the exons ATGCTTTTCCGGTTGACTACAAATTCCACCAGAAAGTTGTTCAAATCCTTGCGACCTCAAAGGATGCACCAGTTGCCCAATAATTCCTCCTCCGAGGCCAGTAGAACAACCTGGACACCTGAAAACTACCTCACAGCCTCAAAACTTAAGGAGCAACTCTATGCTGTGATAATTCTCAATCGGCCCATCCATTTGGACCAGGATTTTGTGATTGAAATGTGGAATTCGG CCCAGTTTCGGCACACCGTTGACGGTGGAACAGACAGATGGTTGACATTCCTGGAGGGCAATCCTGAGGCTAATATCCTCCATCCAGACATGATAACAGGAGATTTTGACTCAGTCAAACCTGACACACTTTCCCACTTCGAGAGCCTCAATTGCGAGGTGATCCGGACACAAGACCAGAATGAGACTGACTTTACCAAGGCCCTGAGACAGCTGGCTCCTCGACTGAGCCTCCGTGGAGTGGAAACTGTCATTGTCCTGGCAGATACATCGGGGAGATTGGATCAAATTATGGCTAACATAAATACACTTTTCAAAGCCCAGAACTTTGCTCCTGACCTCAAAATCTTCATAATGTCAAGCAATTCTCTCAGTTGGCTCCTGCCACCCGGACATCACACCATCGACATCCCTCCCAATGTCCTGGAACAGAAAGTCTGGTGCTCTCTCATCCCAATTGGTCACAAATGCGTTCTGAGCACGAGAGGACTCAAGTGGGACATGACTAACAAGACTACCCAGTTTGGTGGCCTTGTCAGCACTTCCAACACTTACAGTGGCTCCCCAGCCGTGGACATTACCACTGGGGATCATGTCCTCTGGTGCATGGGCACCAGAAAGGAAAAGGACTAG